Genomic DNA from Lactuca sativa cultivar Salinas chromosome 8, Lsat_Salinas_v11, whole genome shotgun sequence:
CAATTTCGACGGCTATTTTGAGCAAAATCCTAAATTTTAGATAAAAAGTGAAATCATTAAAAAATTTgactaaattaataattttctctTTTTATCTGTCATTGGTTTAAAAGCATAGCCTACAAAAAAGTGAGAACATAGTAAAACTACCTCACAAGCCACATTATTTGcaaattaaaatatattaaatatgATTTGGTGATTTGGTCTATTCTTAATTTTTCTATTCATTTTAGCTTTCATATTGTTGTTTTCTGTGTTGCTTTTAGTTATTAATAAAAGAGAGAATATAGTAACTTTTCTTAACTATCTATCTAAAATagtcaaaaataaataattgttAAAAAATAATCCACAAAACCGTAGATAATTAGAATGAGTTACCGTTTCGCCAAATGGTCTACAGTTTCAGATtaactataaaaaataaaaataaaaaaataaaaaatcatttcGAAAATCTAAAACTATATGTTATTTCATAACTTACGGTTTTCTCTCCACGATCTACGGTTTCCAAAACCGTAGTCTACGGTTtcagtaattttttttttgtttttcgaaaaaaaaatcaaggattcatactatatatatatatatatatatatatatatatatatatatatatatatatatatatatatatatatatatatatatatatatatagaggttacaaccatttaaaaaaaacaaaaaaataaaataaaatctgtAGGCTTTATATGAAACCTACGGTGTAAAAATCTACAATGCACAAATTATGCATTGTGGACTTGTATACCGTAAGTTTCTTATGAAGTCTCCGATTTACTActtcttttttcgtttttttttaaatattatttctaTGTACAATCCTAATCAAGAATACAACAAAATTTCGGTAAAAAATAGACGTATCTCTTTTTCTTCGGGTGTTCCATTGAGAAAAGacattaaaaaaccaaagaaaaagTAGTAAAAATGACCTAATATGGAAATTAATATACTATATATTATGAGCCAATGGGCCCCGAAAGAGTAGATCAGCCGAAAAACAGTAGCTCGTTGCCTTAAAACTATAGACTTCACCCCATTGACCGTTGACTACGCTAGCCATCTACTCTATCGGGGGCTTTTTGGCTAAAGtctttttttggctatttttagaTAAGTAGTTGGCAAAATGGCTAGATTATTaattctctcttaataaaatgaatttgcttaaaaagaaaaaagaaaaaaaagtagaTAATAAAATTTGGTACGTATAatgtataataaatatttgattaAGGGATTTCCCTAACGTTTTCGTTACAATGACGTTACAAAAACCACTATCAACACACGGCACTCCAATTTCACACCTACCATGTACCCTTCCTCACGCCGTCTAATACACCGTTACGCGTTTTCAACACACTACTAAATAAATCGTCAATTCCGTTAGTCAACACATTTACAACGTCGGAGAATTTCGCCGCAGCGTTTCCCATCTCTTTAACGTCATTCTCCAATCGACCACGGTGTTTCTCGTCGCCGTCGGAGACAACTTCGTCGAGGACATCGCATACAGCTACCACTTGCTTTGCCGTATCTTCAAGCTCCAACAACCACCCTTTTTTCTCTGCTCCAATGGAGACTTGCTTTGGCTTTATCAGTTCGTAGATTTGCGTCTGCACGCCGTTGACCAATTCCGCCCATAGGAACTCCGCCGGAACTCGGACTTCAACCGCATCGGACTCTCCGTACAGAACGGAAACCAAAACGCCGGCTACAAAGACGGTTAAGACTCCAAGTCCGTGTAACGTTCGCCGGATCAGATCTTTTGCGTTACTTGTCTTACCAAGCGGCAAGCTGTTAATGGCGAAAGTCAGTTCTTCTATCAAGGTCTTCGCGCGTTGGCCTTTCTCCTTTGAAATTTCTTGTGTGTGGCTAACGGATCTGATCAGAGCATCCTTCGCCTTTTTCAGTTTTTCAGGGGACAGGATCTGACCCGGGGAGTTTATTATCCTAAGACCGAGATTCATCAGAAGTCGTCGCTCAGTTAATTGCTGAATCGCTGACGAAATCAAATTACACAGATCCAGTACCTTTAGACTGTAATCCATATACAAAGCTTGATAATAATCCGATTCAGATCTCAAATTCGAAATCTGATCTTGCGCTTCGAAATGAACAATCGACAGAAATGAAACGGCCTTCGACATCCAAGATAAGCTGATAATGGATGAATCAGTGGCCGGGGTTAGTGTTTTCAGATGGAGAATTACCTTTTCATCGAAGGATCGAGCAGCTAATTGGTAGCTTTTGTGGTTAGGCGAGGATTTCTTGGTGAATGATTTAAAATGGGAAGTTAAATGAGTTTTCTCGACGAGAAACATGGCTGACAGATAGGAAACGATCGGATAGAGTCGCCGGAGACGAGAAGTTTTATTCGCCGGGATTTAGCAGTCTGTTTTTGATTTTCGGGTTTTTAATGTGAATTCAATTTCGATCTCAATATATATAATTCAGAAGGGACGTGTGAATAAATATACGGCAAAGAATCTTCTAGGAAAACCCTGAATTGCCCTCCCACTGACCGTTTGATATATAGTAGAAGTCGTAGGGACCACCGGGTATACGTACATTTGACgggttattttttgttttgttttgtttgtgcTTTTTTAAATCGAAAAGTgtcaaattaaaaataaaaataaaagaaaaaattaataattaaggatatGGAAATCTGcgaaaaagtcccaatattttaggCCAGTTTACGATTTAGtcccaaattaaattttgtttacaaaaaaggaCAGATTACCGGTTAAAACTTCGGATTAATCATTCGTGGCCGGTTTCACAGATTTAGCCGGTTTCTCGTCTTTTTTCGTTAATTAATCCAAATTTTGGGGTTTTttcattaattaatcaaaattttagggttttttcattatttattaccaataaaccaaaatatttggacttttttgaagattacctttaaactaatatatattatatgatctAATTTAATATGTACTATTTTATATCTTCTTTCTTATGCTCTTCTAGGCTCATCGTGTGTTTTTATCGGTGTCGTCAAACCCAACAACAAAAATCTCACTCACAGCCTCGTTAACTCCATCaattttccaaaattatccaTTCACAACTCTATGATCATCTTTCAATCTCCAAATAAAGAACGGAGAAAATCCTTGTTGATTACGTGGATGTCcctattacctaaccatgacttAAACCGTGGTTCCAACACTTGGATGTtcctattacctaaccatgacttGAACCCATACACTAATGGCGTTGTCCATAGTGTTGTTAACAATAGAAGACGAATCTCACATGTTCAACCACTGATACATTGGCTCAAGTCTTACTTGACCATTGTTTCCTTACAACACTATAGAAGCCCCAACATAAGATGAATCCCACATGGTTCATCATTTATtggtttttttttgacaaaaagtaAAGCATTTTGGAAGCCCCAAATAGACTAAAACATAATAATGACAATTATTGTAATATCACACCAATTGTCATTATGACTTAAACGTAACATCACAACAATTGTCATTATTACATTTTAGTCTATTTGGGGCTTCCAGAATGCATTAGTTTTTGGCAAGACAAAAACCAATAAACGATGAAGCTTTTGATAAAGATCGGAACACAATCTTATTGATGGATCCAAGAGCTCCTTCTCGTCCCAAGCCTTTTTCTCCTCAATCTTCTTCCAAAAAATGCACTACAATATGCAATATTAGCCCCTCTTTCTCTCCTACAAGCATATAgctcaattagggtttctctcagagtgtTAAGATGACAAGGGAGGCGAaaatgaaggcttaaggtcctttaaataggacacaaaccctgaaaattagggttttcacactcagctcctactcgtcgagtagactctagaAATTACGCGACCATTAAcactctctactcggcgagttggggcctccaactcgtcaagttgataagacaaaaagaatacaaattaattaaatattatacttgggagtcgggatgttacacctaTTGTAAGGAAACAAGGGTCAAGTAAGACTTGAGCCAAGGTATCAGTGGTTAAACCATGTGGGATTCGTATTTTGTTGTTATCAAAACTATGGACACTGCCATTGGTGTATGGCTTCGAAATACGGTTCGagtcatggttaggtaataggaACATCTGAGTGTTAAAACCGTAGCTCGTATGTAtactaaattaatattttaatagttTATGATGGATAGcttgttgacatttttttttacaattagaGTTAACATTCTTCATGGTTTCAGTACATAATATCGAGTTGGATTTTTTTACCTATGTTGAGTTTTTTAAGCTTAATGGTTCATTCTTCATGTTTTTCAAGCCCTGTTGTAAGGAAACAAGGGTCATGTAAGACTTGAGCCAAGGTATTAGTGGTTAAACCATGTGGGATTCGTATTTTGTTGTGAACAACACTATGGACAATGCGAATATTGTATGGGTTCGAAATTGGATTCaagtcatggttaggtaataggaACATCCAAGTGTTGGAACCACGGTTTaagtcatggttaggtaataggaACATCCAAGTGTTGGAACCACGGTTTaagtcatggttaggtaataTGGACATCTACGTAATCAACAAGGATTTTCTCCGTTCTTTATTTGGAGATTGAAAGATGATCATAGAGTTGTGAAtggataattttggaaaattGATGGAGTTAACGAGGCTGTGAGTGAGATTTTTGTTGTTGGGTTTGACGACACCGATAAAAACACACGATGAGCCTAGAAGAGCATAAGAAAGAAGATATAAAATAGTACATATTAAATTagatcatataatatatattagtttaaaggtaatcttcaaaaaagtccaaatattttggtttattggtaataaataatgaaaaaaccctaaaattttgattaattaatgaaAAAACCCCAAAATTTGGATTAATTAACGAAAAAAGACGAGAAACCGGCTAAACTTGTGAAACCGACCACGAATGGTTAATCCGAAGTTTTAACCGGTAATCTGTCCTTTTTTGTGaacaaaatttaatttgggaCTAAATCGTAAACTGGCCTAAAATATTGGGATTTTTCACAGATTTCTAGGATATTAGAATTCAAAAGgtttaatgtcataaaaaccctcaagttttcagggttttgtcgaTTTTGCCCAAAATTGaattttatgtccgtttttaccctaacattttccaaaaaatatttggttttacctttttaccggtgataacaggttaccattatattaacttcgctaaaaacccttaagtttacagtcttttttttttttttttttattttttttatttttatcattaagtttataattttttttacacttttaccctatgtattttttttcttcatattatacgtattcaagcagaaaaatcatatgaatatgtatattatgaaaaaaaatatacttagggtaaaagtgtaaaaaaaattataaacttaagggtaaaaacgtaaaaaatggtaaactcaagagtttttttttgtgaatttaaTATAAAGGTAACGTGGAAaacctgttatcaccggtaaaagggtaaaaccgaacattttttcgaaaatgtttgggtaaaaacggatataaatttcaactttggcaaaaccgacaaaaccctgaaaacttgatggttttttatgacattaacccaaTTCAAAACTATTTTAACTTTTATAACCAGAAATCATTGCCTTCACCATTAAGAAAAAATTAATGATGTTTCaagtttggatccatcaaagacacCATATTTCTGGACTATTGTAAGTATAAAGTTTCAATCTTGCTGTCTAGTCCTTTAGATCTTGTCATTTGGGGTTTTCGAtatttttggtccattttataGATGATCTTGGAGTTGAGTGAACTCTAACATCTTTTGATCAGTTTGGAATGTTTCTTGTACctcatggactaggaaagttGTAATTTTTTGCCTTCCCCTTTTGccatgcaagttatcttggtccATTAgaacattttggtgtattaaagcTTAGATCTTTGAAGCTTGAGAGTTGGTGAATATGATGGTTGGAGACTTGGAGTTAGTGGATTAAGTCaagaaagatgcatttttggaTCCCTTTGAGATTTAAAGTCTACGTCTTGATGGTTTGGAccttcctaatggataaagttagaaactttatccattaagaccttcgaAATGATCAGATCTAAGCTTTGGAGCTCCTGAAATCTGAAGAAAATGGAATAAGCTCGTTTGAGTTGTTCAGACGAGTCCTCACAACGTTACCTTAGGCTGCCACGATGTGGCGACTGGGGAATCATCGACTGTTTTGGTATTTTGTGCCCATAACGTGGCCAAGGAAAGCCACATCGTGGAGGGTTGCTGTTGGCAATTTTGACCTTagccttgaccgttgactttttgactagtttgccCAATGGGTAGAATTGAGTATTAACAAATGATTGATTTCAATTTGGTTTTAGGAAGCTTGTGTTGGTTGTTTTGTTGCTGAGATAGTTGTTAAGCTTTTGATAAGTAGTTCAGGTGAGTTCTTCCCTACTGTACTCgggggttgaaggcaccaatatcggccctTTGGACTTTgtatgtatcttggtatatagaatgtggtatgttgtagtgattggaTAGTCGGTAAATCTGTATGATTACCTGTTTTGCTGGTTATTATTTTTATAAGATTATATGCATATGTCGACAGATTGTAAtgagttgggttgaggtggtcctactttgtactgaaggccaagatactcggggtggtccggatagactgtaggccttgCAAGGAGGTCCAGTCAGGTCGTAGGCCCACAAAGCGGTCCAAATAGACTATAGGCATTGCGAGGCGGTCCAATTAGGTTGTAGGCTCGCAAAGCGGTCCATACATATTGTAGGCTTTGCGAGGTGCTCCAGGAAGGCTAAAGGCTcgtatatgcatgttgttatctgtttgcctgtatgtggtatattgggggaaACTCACAATTTATGAATATGTTATCTGTTTGACTTACAATTTGATTTCATGGTTTCAGATACATCATATGGTCGGggcaaggcgaatgcgtgatTGTGCACATCATCTTTAGATATTTTATTGATAGATGATTTTGAGTACTCTGATTTATGAATATGGTTTTTTGGAAACAATGTTTTGCACGACTTTTGGGTtattaaattgttttgaaaatgacattttttatcatgatttttgggatgttacaaaaagatAGTACCTAAATTTGTATTCCGTTCCTCGGAGTACAAATGACGAATCTAGGACAGTACCATCATACACTTTGTTGAATATTGATGAATTATTGAGAATATAAATGTCATAAAACCATAATATTTGTTTTAAGCTCATAGTAAAAATTGGTCACCAAAGAGGCTAAATCTACACATCCCACCAAAGCCTaatttctttaattttttattgGACGATTGCATTTTACACACATAATAACTCAAAAAAAAATGTGAATACATCAACACGGCAAGTCAGAAACGACAATTACAATTATCAACATTCATGAGAAAATAACTTTAAATTCGTATTAGTTatggttaatattattttttcTGTATTTTATGGTTAATAATTATCATGATTAGTTTCTTAGTATCTTATAGTCATTATGGTAATAAGCAAAAAAGAAccgttattttttttttcaaacgaaAAAAATATTTTGATGACCGAAACCACGTCTTGTTAGTGACAATATTATTGAAGATGTTTATAATATagagtttaggtcatttttggtcacttaacttttggttttgtgctcatttggtcacttaactctttttaagttttaaaaggccatcaaacttttggctttgtgctcatttagtcacttaacttttggtttggtcatatttagtcacctaacttttaaaattgtgctcatttagtcactaaacttttaattttttttaaaagtttagtgactaaatgagcacaattttaaaagttaggtgactaaatgagcacaaatctaaaagttaagtgactaaatgtgaccaaaccaaaagttaagtgactaaatgagcacaaagtcaaaagtttgatgaccttttaaaacttaaaaatagttaaatgaccaaatgagcacaaaaccaaaagttaagtgaccaaaaatgacctaaaccctatAATATATGCTCATAGCgtgaaaataatattaatatggAAGGCTCGGTTAACATTGAACCtggaaaaaaacaaaatataatattgATTCTTGTAAAGTTCGATGTTACTCCTATTTAGAGgacttttttttaatcaatttctcttttaattttacaaactatattatgttaatcgaatatatatatatatatatatatatatatatatatatatatatatatatatatatatatatatatatattaatataattaagCCCCTTTTATTGAAAAATCTTGGCTCCGCCCCCGGTCATAACAACAAATCCAGTGAGGCTACAACTTCAAGAACTATTGTAGGATAATGATAGTTGTCCATTCTGTATTGTCCATGATATGTGTTAGGACACAAATTTCATCTCCGATGCATGCAATCTAAACTCCCTAACATCTCAAGTAAACCATGCACATTTGCATGATGAGCATACAATTTTGTATGTCACTAGAAGTAGGATGACACAAATAATGTAGACCATACAAAGACATGATCGATCTGCAAAATCCGTGAAGACTTTCTCGTGCAGTACATGTAGACATCCTAAAACCCTCGTCTAGTGCATCAGGGGGTGCCATATGCTAACATACgaaatacaacaatacatttttgAATTGGATCAAAATCTACATACCTCTTGCGTCCGAGCGTTTCCGCATATACTCAGACACTGAAGTCACATTCGACAATACGCATAAACAAATCTTAATGCATCCGGAACCGTCGGCGAAAAATATATCCTTGAAGGAGATCATGCTCGTCAAAATAA
This window encodes:
- the LOC111884811 gene encoding UPF0496 protein 4, with amino-acid sequence MFLVEKTHLTSHFKSFTKKSSPNHKSYQLAARSFDEKVILHLKTLTPATDSSIISLSWMSKAVSFLSIVHFEAQDQISNLRSESDYYQALYMDYSLKVLDLCNLISSAIQQLTERRLLMNLGLRIINSPGQILSPEKLKKAKDALIRSVSHTQEISKEKGQRAKTLIEELTFAINSLPLGKTSNAKDLIRRTLHGLGVLTVFVAGVLVSVLYGESDAVEVRVPAEFLWAELVNGVQTQIYELIKPKQVSIGAEKKGWLLELEDTAKQVVAVCDVLDEVVSDGDEKHRGRLENDVKEMGNAAAKFSDVVNVLTNGIDDLFSSVLKTRNGVLDGVRKGTW